The sequence GTCACGCCCAGCGCCAGCGCGCGGCCATCCTTCATGAACGGTGCGACAGTCGAAACTGGTGAAAGCGTGAACTGCACGCGCCCTGCGACCACCTCGGTCATCGCTTCCGGGATGCCCTTGAACGGGATGTGGCGGGCCTCGATCGCGGACAGATTGACGAACAGTTCGGCGGCGAAGTGCGTGCCGCTGCCGATGCCGCCAGAGGAGAACAGCAGTTGTCCCGGCTTCGCCTTCGCCAGGGCGACCAGTTCCTTCGCCGAGCGCACGCCCAGCGCCGGGCTCACCGCCAGCACCGAGGGCACCAGCACGGTCATCGCCACGCCGGCGAAATCCTTCAGCGTGTCGTACGGCACCCGGGCATACAGCGAAGGGGCGATCACGTGCGAAGCCGAGATCGACAGCAGGGTGTGGCCGTCCGGGTTGGCGCCGGCGACCAGGGCTGCCGCGACCATGCCGCCGGCACCGGGACGGTTGTCGGCGATCACCTGCTGCTTCCATGAATCAGCGAGGCGTTGTCCGACCACGCGCGCGGAGATGTCGACCACGCCGCCGGGCGAGGAGCCGATGACGATGCGCACCGGGCGGCTCGGCCATGCAGCCGCCGGATCGGCTGCGGCGGCCAAGGTCGGCAGCCCGGCGGCAAGCAAGCCCGTCGCCGCGAGCGCCGCCGCGCGGGCGTTCATTCCGGCTGGATTCCCGCGGCCTTGATCACCTTGCCCAGCCGATCGAAATCGAGGCGCACCCGGTTGTCGAGTTCCTTGGCCGTCGCGACCCAGGGCTCGGCGCCCAGCGTCGCGAACCGCTCGCGCAGGTCGGGCGAGGCGAGCGACTTGTTGAGCACGTCCGCCAGCCGCTGCACGATCGGTTGCGGCAGGTTGGCCGGGCCGTGCAGCGCAGACCAGAAGATCAGCGTGGCATCCGGAAAGCCGGCCTCGGCGATCGTCGGCACGTCCGGGAAGGCCGCCGAGCGGCTCGGGGAAAGCATCGCCAGCGGGCGGATGCTGCCGGACTTCAGGTGCTGCATCATCGACG comes from Rhodocyclaceae bacterium and encodes:
- a CDS encoding tripartite tricarboxylate transporter substrate binding protein; protein product: MNARAAALAATGLLAAGLPTLAAAADPAAAWPSRPVRIVIGSSPGGVVDISARVVGQRLADSWKQQVIADNRPGAGGMVAAALVAGANPDGHTLLSISASHVIAPSLYARVPYDTLKDFAGVAMTVLVPSVLAVSPALGVRSAKELVALAKAKPGQLLFSSGGIGSGTHFAAELFVNLSAIEARHIPFKGIPEAMTEVVAGRVQFTLSPVSTVAPFMKDGRALALGVTSGSRIAALPDVPTLAEAGVAGYRWDPWFGLVAPARTPRPVVDLVNAAVRRAVALPESMQQWASMGGEPMPAMSPTEMDRYLTAQLAMVAKLAEAAGIRPE